The window TCTTTGAAGAGGCGAGTCTCATTGCCTCAAGGCCTGTTTCTGCCTTCTTTATCTCAACTGCAACCTCTGTGAGGTCTGCATCTTCGGTTTTTGAAAGGTTATTCTTGAGATTATTTAATAAAGCCTTAATCCTTTCTGCCTCCTGAG is drawn from Candidatus Aenigmatarchaeota archaeon and contains these coding sequences:
- a CDS encoding flagellar biosynthesis protein FlgL encodes the protein QEAERIKALLNNLKNNLSKTEDADLTEVAVEIKKAETGLEAMRLASSKILSVSLLDFLK